In Leptospira bourretii, a genomic segment contains:
- a CDS encoding NAD(P)/FAD-dependent oxidoreductase, giving the protein MKLELNVRVTPEIASNPDHLLQFVSKQNKIPKSDIKHIECTSRSIDARQKNVVFQLRLDVYINEDFIPLEYPTPHFPNVSLEEPVIIIGAGPAGLFAALRVLELGKKPIILERGKNVKERVEDLRGINVHHIVNEDSNYCFGEGGAGTYSDGKLYTRSKKRGNIRKVLEYLVTFGATKQILVDAHPHIGTNKLPRIIQNIRECILAAGGEIHFKTRITDLILSGSSITGVKSNSGEKWMAKNVIIATGHSGREMFQLLYEKGIQIQTKPLAIGVRVEHPQSLIDSIQYHCDVKNPLLPASEYSLVKQINGRGVYSFCMCPGGVIAPCATKPGEVVTNGWSSAERSRPTANSGIVVELRFDDFKPFESYGVFSALQYQASIEQRAFVMNGGTQKAPAQRMVDFTQNKISSDLPKTSYTPGLVSVSLSELLPPLIADSLKKGFQEFESSMKGYFTNEAIIHAPETRTSSPIQVPRNPDTLEHIQIKGLFPCGEGAGYAGGIVSAAIDGMKCAEAAITGSFTK; this is encoded by the coding sequence TTGAAACTAGAACTAAATGTAAGAGTCACTCCTGAGATTGCATCCAATCCAGACCATTTGTTACAGTTTGTTTCCAAACAAAACAAAATTCCAAAATCCGATATCAAACACATTGAATGTACTTCTCGTTCCATTGATGCCAGACAAAAAAATGTAGTTTTCCAATTAAGGTTGGATGTATACATAAATGAAGACTTCATTCCTCTCGAATATCCAACTCCGCACTTTCCCAACGTAAGTTTAGAAGAACCAGTCATTATCATTGGCGCAGGACCTGCAGGACTCTTTGCCGCCTTACGTGTCTTAGAGTTAGGGAAAAAACCAATTATCTTAGAACGTGGGAAAAATGTAAAAGAACGAGTGGAAGACCTGCGTGGGATCAACGTACATCACATTGTCAACGAAGATTCCAATTATTGTTTTGGAGAAGGAGGAGCCGGAACCTATTCGGATGGAAAACTCTATACTCGATCCAAAAAACGTGGGAACATCCGAAAAGTTTTAGAATACCTTGTCACTTTTGGTGCCACAAAACAAATATTAGTTGACGCACATCCTCATATCGGAACAAACAAACTCCCTCGTATCATCCAAAACATCAGAGAGTGCATTCTAGCTGCTGGTGGTGAAATTCATTTTAAAACTCGGATTACAGATTTAATTCTCTCAGGCAGTTCTATTACTGGAGTAAAATCTAACTCTGGAGAAAAGTGGATGGCCAAAAACGTAATCATCGCCACTGGCCATTCTGGTAGAGAGATGTTCCAACTTCTTTATGAAAAAGGAATACAAATCCAAACAAAACCACTAGCCATTGGAGTCAGAGTAGAACATCCACAAAGTTTAATTGATTCCATCCAATATCATTGTGATGTCAAAAATCCACTTCTACCCGCTTCAGAGTATTCCCTTGTCAAACAAATCAATGGTAGAGGTGTTTATAGCTTTTGTATGTGTCCGGGTGGTGTGATTGCCCCTTGTGCCACAAAACCAGGAGAAGTAGTCACCAATGGTTGGTCAAGTGCCGAACGTTCTCGGCCCACAGCAAACTCTGGAATTGTCGTAGAACTTCGATTTGATGATTTTAAACCATTCGAGTCCTATGGAGTATTTTCAGCACTGCAGTACCAAGCCTCAATCGAACAAAGAGCTTTTGTTATGAATGGGGGAACACAAAAAGCACCTGCACAAAGAATGGTAGATTTTACACAAAACAAAATATCAAGCGACCTTCCCAAAACATCTTATACTCCGGGACTTGTTTCTGTTTCGTTATCAGAATTGTTGCCTCCTCTTATCGCTGATTCCTTAAAAAAAGGTTTTCAAGAATTTGAATCATCGATGAAAGGATACTTCACAAATGAAGCCATTATTCATGCACCAGAAACTCGCACATCATCACCCATTCAAGTTCCAAGAAATCCAGATACATTAGAACACATTCAAATCAAAGGTTTGTTTCCTTGCGGAGAAGGTGCAGGATATGCAGGAGGAATTGTCTCAGCAGCCATTGATGGAATGAAATGTGCGGAAGCTGCAATTACCGGAAGTTTTACAAAATAA